A part of Silvimonas soli genomic DNA contains:
- a CDS encoding class I SAM-dependent methyltransferase, producing the protein MTDSDKVFAGSIPKFYDTLMVPLIFEAYAHELAELVAAYSPRFVLETAAGSGVVTRALAPKLGADALYVVTDLNQPMLDYAATRQGPDSRIEWRQADALDLPFEDASFDVLCCQCGAMFFPDRIAGYTEARRVLRPGGRFIFSVWDRIEENAFANEVTNAVALVFPQDPPQFLARTPHGYHDLALIHQELSRAGFADITIETSQKVSRAPFARDVATAYCLGTPLRNEIEACDASLLQCAIDRATEAITMRHGDGPVAAKIQAHVIVATR; encoded by the coding sequence ATGACCGATAGCGACAAGGTGTTTGCCGGCTCGATTCCGAAGTTCTACGACACGCTGATGGTGCCGCTGATCTTTGAGGCCTACGCTCACGAGCTTGCAGAGCTTGTTGCTGCTTACTCACCCCGTTTCGTGCTTGAAACGGCGGCCGGTAGCGGCGTGGTCACGCGCGCACTTGCTCCTAAACTTGGTGCGGATGCGCTCTACGTGGTGACTGACCTGAACCAGCCCATGCTCGACTATGCTGCCACCCGGCAGGGGCCAGATAGTCGTATCGAATGGCGGCAGGCGGATGCGCTCGACTTGCCGTTCGAAGATGCTTCGTTTGACGTCCTTTGCTGTCAATGCGGTGCGATGTTTTTTCCCGATCGGATTGCCGGATACACCGAGGCTCGTCGCGTACTCAGGCCAGGTGGGCGCTTTATCTTCAGTGTTTGGGACCGAATCGAAGAGAACGCATTTGCCAACGAAGTGACTAACGCCGTCGCCTTGGTGTTTCCGCAGGACCCTCCGCAGTTCCTCGCTCGTACGCCGCACGGTTATCACGATCTCGCGCTGATCCACCAGGAGTTAAGCCGCGCAGGCTTCGCCGACATTACGATCGAGACGAGCCAGAAAGTAAGTCGTGCGCCCTTCGCTCGAGACGTCGCTACCGCCTATTGCCTGGGAACGCCGCTGCGCAACGAAATCGAGGCGTGCGACGCCAGCTTGCTTCAGTGCGCTATAGATCGCGCCACCGAGGCGATCACAATGCGTCATGGCGACGGTCCGGTGGCTGCCAAAATTCAGGCGCACGTGATCGTGGCAACACGGTAG
- a CDS encoding bifunctional aspartate transaminase/aspartate 4-decarboxylase, which produces MSNLNLEELAGLSPFELKDVLIKSASSERGRSMLNAGRGNPNFLATVPRHGFFQFGLFAMTEAERSFIYMPEGVGGFPQREGIEARFEIFTNTHVGTKGVDFLRSAVSYVRDQLGLSAGDFIYEMCEAILGCNYPVPDRMLKLSEQIVGKYIHSEMIGTHPFVGSFDMYAVEGGTAAMTYLFNSMRENHLLKAGDTIALGMPIFTPYIEIPELNDYQLHVVNIDAPPENNWQFTRKELDKLLDPKVKAFFLVNPSNPPSVRINKETLEYIAEIVKKRPDLILLTDDVYGTFADDFVSLFALCPYNTILVYSFSKYFGATGWRMGVVATHEDNLFDELIAKLPESQRKELDARYGSITTTPRELKFIDRLVADSRTVALNHTAGLSTPVQAQMALFSLFALMDEPQAYKAAMKRIVRRRKIALYRELGMEVPHDPDSIDYYHLLDWETIGTQMHGREFMQAMMEQFKPNEFLLKLAEETGVVLLPGRGFGTAHPSGRVSLANLNEVDYARIGAAVRKLGSRYYAEYLAKGGKPADDVKPVPGDKKVKPAKRK; this is translated from the coding sequence ATGAGTAATCTCAATTTGGAAGAACTGGCTGGCTTGAGCCCATTTGAACTCAAAGACGTGCTGATCAAATCGGCATCCAGCGAGCGTGGTCGGTCCATGCTCAATGCCGGGCGGGGCAACCCCAACTTCCTGGCCACAGTTCCCCGTCATGGTTTTTTCCAGTTTGGTCTGTTTGCCATGACCGAGGCAGAGCGCTCGTTTATCTACATGCCGGAAGGGGTAGGTGGCTTTCCGCAGCGTGAAGGCATCGAAGCACGGTTTGAAATCTTCACCAACACCCATGTGGGTACAAAGGGTGTCGACTTCCTGCGGTCGGCAGTCTCTTATGTGCGCGACCAGTTGGGCCTGTCTGCTGGCGATTTCATCTACGAAATGTGTGAGGCCATCCTGGGTTGTAACTACCCGGTGCCAGATCGCATGCTCAAACTCAGTGAGCAAATTGTCGGCAAGTACATCCACAGCGAAATGATCGGTACGCACCCCTTTGTCGGCAGCTTTGATATGTACGCCGTTGAAGGCGGCACGGCTGCGATGACGTACCTGTTCAACAGCATGCGTGAAAACCATCTGTTGAAAGCGGGCGATACCATTGCACTGGGTATGCCAATCTTCACGCCATATATTGAAATCCCTGAACTCAACGACTATCAGTTGCACGTGGTCAACATTGATGCGCCGCCAGAAAACAACTGGCAGTTCACCAGGAAAGAACTCGACAAGCTACTGGACCCGAAAGTCAAAGCGTTCTTCCTGGTCAACCCCAGCAACCCGCCGTCGGTGCGGATTAACAAGGAAACCCTTGAATATATCGCCGAGATTGTCAAAAAGCGGCCAGACCTGATTTTGCTCACCGATGATGTCTACGGCACCTTTGCCGATGATTTCGTCTCGCTGTTTGCACTGTGCCCATACAACACCATCCTTGTTTACTCGTTCTCCAAGTATTTCGGCGCAACGGGCTGGCGTATGGGCGTGGTCGCAACCCACGAAGACAATCTGTTTGATGAGTTGATCGCCAAGCTGCCAGAGTCGCAACGCAAAGAACTGGATGCGCGCTACGGCTCGATCACCACCACGCCACGCGAGCTTAAATTCATCGATCGTCTGGTGGCAGACAGCCGCACTGTGGCGCTCAACCACACCGCTGGCCTTTCCACTCCGGTGCAAGCCCAGATGGCGCTGTTCTCGTTGTTTGCATTGATGGACGAACCGCAGGCCTACAAGGCAGCCATGAAGCGGATCGTGCGTCGCCGCAAGATTGCGCTGTATCGCGAGCTGGGCATGGAAGTGCCACATGATCCGGATTCGATCGACTACTACCACTTGCTCGATTGGGAAACCATCGGCACCCAGATGCATGGACGCGAATTTATGCAGGCCATGATGGAGCAGTTCAAACCCAATGAGTTTCTACTCAAACTGGCCGAGGAAACCGGCGTGGTCTTGCTGCCAGGCCGGGGTTTTGGCACTGCGCATCCATCCGGCCGAGTCTCGCTGGCCAACCTTAACGAGGTGGACTACGCACGCATCGGCGCTGCCGTGCGCAAACTGGGTAGTCGTTACTACGCTGAATATCTGGCAAAAGGCGGAAAACCAGCCGACGACGTCAAGCCCGTACCCGGCGACAAGAAGGTGAAACCAGCCAAACGCAAATAA
- the aspT gene encoding aspartate-alanine antiporter: MDWLHDIFKHSPEIALFLSLAVGYRIGQIHFGKFQLGGVAGSLLVAVVVSQVGVTVDPGVKAVLFALFIYAVGYESGPSFFSSLGKQSIREIILAALLAIISLVTVVVLAKMFSLDKGLAAGVAAGGLTQSAIIGTAGDAIAKLGLGADEVKRLQGNVAIGYAVTYVFGSFGAIIVCVNILPKLMGRSIREDAIAAEASMQAGVQVLGPGQLAAAPQLVGRLYRVGAAAGRAVADIEQASMPPITLEKLKRDGNVIDITADTQLQQGDIVLVVGRRTAVLEQAPKLGEEIHGEEGMDLVVQRRELVVTSQQLIGKSIKEVAEETSPVVRHGVYLVGISRMGKPQPLVPETRIERGDTVLIYGAERDINRVAGRIGYMVVPSDKTDFVYMGAGLVVGLLVGLLVVKLGSIPLTLGSGGGALLSGLLFGWYRAKKQSFGLIPNGAVQLLKDLGLAGFVVVVGLSSGLQAVDTIRAQGISIFLIGVVVTMLPMILTMLIGRYVLRYDNVAIFAGALSGSRSANPAFGEILTKAENSVPTVPFAITYALANVFLTLLGPLIVALV, from the coding sequence GTGGATTGGTTACACGATATTTTCAAGCACTCGCCGGAAATTGCGTTGTTTCTCTCACTGGCGGTGGGTTACCGGATCGGCCAGATTCATTTCGGAAAATTCCAGCTTGGCGGCGTGGCCGGATCGTTGCTGGTTGCGGTGGTGGTCAGCCAGGTCGGCGTGACCGTTGACCCTGGCGTCAAAGCCGTGCTGTTCGCGCTGTTTATTTATGCGGTCGGCTATGAAAGCGGTCCCAGTTTCTTTTCTTCACTGGGCAAACAGTCCATCCGCGAAATCATTCTGGCGGCATTGCTGGCCATCATCAGTCTGGTGACGGTGGTGGTGCTGGCAAAAATGTTCTCGCTGGACAAAGGTCTGGCCGCCGGGGTGGCGGCAGGCGGGTTAACCCAATCGGCCATTATCGGCACGGCTGGCGATGCGATCGCCAAGCTGGGGTTGGGCGCAGATGAGGTCAAGCGTCTGCAGGGGAACGTGGCCATTGGCTATGCGGTGACCTACGTGTTTGGTTCGTTTGGCGCCATTATTGTTTGCGTCAACATCCTGCCAAAACTCATGGGCCGCAGTATCCGCGAGGACGCCATTGCGGCCGAGGCCTCGATGCAGGCCGGTGTGCAGGTGCTGGGACCAGGACAACTGGCCGCCGCGCCGCAACTGGTGGGGCGCTTGTACCGCGTTGGCGCGGCAGCAGGACGTGCTGTGGCCGATATCGAGCAAGCTTCCATGCCGCCGATCACGCTGGAAAAGCTTAAGCGCGACGGCAACGTCATCGACATCACGGCGGATACCCAGCTGCAGCAAGGTGACATCGTGTTGGTGGTCGGGCGACGCACTGCCGTGCTGGAGCAAGCGCCCAAGCTGGGTGAGGAAATCCACGGCGAAGAAGGCATGGATCTGGTCGTACAGCGCCGTGAGCTTGTGGTTACCAGCCAGCAACTAATCGGCAAAAGCATCAAGGAAGTGGCCGAAGAAACCTCGCCAGTGGTGCGCCACGGCGTTTATCTGGTTGGTATTAGTCGCATGGGCAAGCCGCAGCCGCTTGTTCCTGAAACACGCATCGAGCGCGGCGATACTGTGCTGATTTACGGCGCGGAACGGGATATCAACCGGGTAGCGGGGCGCATTGGTTACATGGTGGTGCCTAGCGACAAGACCGACTTTGTCTATATGGGCGCGGGCCTGGTGGTGGGCTTGCTGGTTGGCCTGTTAGTCGTGAAGCTGGGGTCGATCCCGTTAACCCTGGGCAGTGGCGGGGGCGCGTTGCTGTCTGGTTTGCTGTTTGGCTGGTATCGCGCCAAAAAGCAAAGTTTCGGGCTGATTCCCAACGGTGCCGTGCAATTGCTCAAAGACTTGGGGCTGGCTGGCTTTGTGGTGGTGGTCGGCTTGTCTTCCGGGTTGCAGGCGGTAGACACCATCCGGGCTCAGGGCATTTCGATTTTCCTGATCGGGGTGGTGGTCACCATGCTACCGATGATCCTGACCATGCTGATCGGCCGCTATGTGCTGCGCTATGACAACGTCGCCATTTTCGCCGGTGCGCTCTCCGGTTCCCGTAGCGCCAACCCGGCCTTCGGCGAAATCCTGACCAAGGCTGAGAATTCGGTGCCAACCGTCCCGTTTGCCATTACCTACGCCCTTGCCAACGTATTTCTGACGCTATTGGGCCCACTGATTGTAGCCCTGGTTTGA
- the aspT gene encoding aspartate-alanine antiporter: MLEACVKVIQENPSIALFLALAIGHAVGAIRVMSIQLGGVCGTLLAALVIGQIGVVPDAGIKNLFFSLFIFALGFAGGPQFFANLNAKGLRLGLFCAIEIVVVLALVLTATRVLGLDQGTAAGLMAGSATESAVVGTASDAVGKLALPAAEITRLQANVVTAYSITYVFGLITIVVMTSQLFPLLLRVNVQAEAQRLWESMGGSVEDAQGRQAAPEIVGRVFRVTTTGGATIDDIEARYPGIEVERVLRDGQSMEISQELVLNNDDHVLITGRRSAVLAAAEIGPEQAETEQLNFAVETVEVIFNRRDLSGRTLAELTAKARSTGLGEGVHVMGITRGGQPIPPLFDVPLQYGDILRLYGSRENVHRLAPHVGALVDQSDRTDFTFASIGIVLGILIGMLSVRISGVAFSLGTGGGALLTGLVFGWYQARKPQLGHIPASAIALLKDLGLAVFIACVGLSSGPQALTLIHKYGFALPFTGVLIALVPALVSLLVGRYVLKLEAPVLLGAIAGQQCSTPALSAVVNVAGNTTPLLGYTITYAISNALLPLMGPLIVFASGAVVAH; the protein is encoded by the coding sequence ATGCTTGAAGCGTGCGTCAAAGTCATTCAAGAAAATCCTTCAATAGCACTGTTTCTTGCACTGGCAATCGGTCATGCAGTGGGTGCGATCCGGGTCATGTCCATCCAGTTGGGTGGGGTATGCGGGACGTTGCTTGCCGCTTTGGTGATCGGCCAGATTGGGGTGGTGCCCGATGCTGGCATCAAAAACCTGTTTTTCTCCCTGTTCATCTTTGCCTTGGGTTTTGCCGGCGGCCCGCAGTTTTTTGCCAATCTCAACGCCAAAGGGCTGCGGTTGGGTCTGTTCTGCGCCATTGAGATCGTGGTGGTGCTGGCGCTGGTGTTAACGGCCACCCGGGTGCTGGGGCTGGATCAGGGTACGGCGGCGGGCCTGATGGCGGGGTCTGCCACGGAATCTGCCGTGGTGGGTACGGCATCGGATGCGGTGGGCAAGCTGGCGCTACCGGCGGCAGAAATTACACGGTTGCAGGCTAATGTGGTGACGGCGTACTCCATTACCTACGTCTTTGGCTTGATCACGATTGTGGTGATGACTAGCCAGCTATTCCCGCTGTTGCTCCGCGTAAACGTTCAGGCCGAGGCGCAACGTTTGTGGGAAAGCATGGGTGGTTCCGTGGAAGACGCCCAAGGGCGCCAGGCCGCGCCAGAGATAGTCGGGCGCGTGTTTCGCGTGACCACGACAGGTGGCGCCACCATTGATGACATCGAGGCGCGTTACCCAGGCATAGAGGTTGAGCGTGTGCTGCGCGATGGCCAAAGCATGGAGATATCCCAAGAGCTGGTGCTCAACAATGATGACCATGTGTTGATCACTGGCCGTCGCTCCGCCGTATTGGCTGCTGCAGAAATCGGCCCCGAGCAAGCCGAAACCGAACAACTCAATTTTGCGGTTGAAACCGTGGAAGTCATTTTCAACCGGCGTGACCTGAGCGGGCGCACGCTGGCCGAATTAACCGCCAAGGCACGCAGCACAGGTCTGGGCGAAGGTGTGCACGTCATGGGGATTACGCGTGGCGGTCAGCCCATACCGCCGCTGTTTGATGTCCCGCTTCAGTACGGCGATATCTTGCGACTATATGGCTCACGCGAAAATGTGCACCGCCTGGCGCCGCATGTGGGCGCGCTGGTGGACCAATCCGACCGCACTGATTTCACCTTTGCCAGTATTGGCATTGTGCTGGGTATTTTGATTGGCATGCTCAGTGTCCGGATTTCCGGTGTGGCGTTTTCGCTGGGTACGGGCGGTGGCGCGCTGCTGACTGGCCTCGTGTTTGGCTGGTATCAGGCACGCAAGCCGCAACTGGGCCATATCCCCGCCTCGGCCATTGCGCTGCTCAAAGATCTGGGGTTGGCGGTATTCATTGCCTGCGTCGGGCTTTCTTCTGGCCCGCAGGCATTAACGCTGATTCACAAATACGGTTTCGCGCTGCCTTTCACCGGCGTCCTGATTGCCTTGGTCCCCGCGCTAGTCTCTTTGCTGGTCGGGCGCTACGTGCTCAAGCTGGAAGCCCCGGTATTGCTGGGTGCCATTGCTGGCCAGCAATGCAGCACACCGGCGTTGAGCGCGGTGGTTAACGTGGCTGGCAATACCACGCCGCTGCTGGGCTACACCATCACCTATGCAATTTCAAACGCACTGTTGCCACTGATGGGGCCACTTATCGTGTTCGCGTCAGGGGCAGTAGTCGCCCATTAG